One window of Leptotrichia sp. oral taxon 498 genomic DNA carries:
- a CDS encoding aldose 1-epimerase family protein, whose translation MESTINTLKYGNIEIAVANRGAELQSYKVNGEEFMWDRKPEFWAASSPVLFPFVGTIKNGAYSFDGNKYEISTRHGFARTEDFELVEKTENSLKFRFFSNNETLKKYPFEFELFITYTINGNALEIEYNVVNKNDSDMYFSLGTHPAFALDVNDDIKLSDYYLEFEKNETSKKYKLNEKGLVLDEKADCLNNENKLYITENVFDDDAIIFDDLKSEKVTIKNSKNSKKLSVEYNGFPYIAFWSKPKAPFVCIEPWYGISDFEDCTGKLEDKKGILKLEKDKTFTAKLVIKGIL comes from the coding sequence ATGGAAAGTACAATAAATACCCTAAAATATGGAAATATTGAAATTGCAGTTGCAAATAGAGGAGCAGAATTACAAAGTTATAAAGTAAATGGAGAAGAGTTTATGTGGGATAGAAAGCCTGAATTTTGGGCTGCCAGCTCACCTGTGCTGTTTCCGTTTGTTGGGACTATAAAAAATGGGGCTTATAGTTTTGATGGAAATAAATATGAGATTTCTACACGGCATGGGTTTGCTCGGACTGAAGATTTTGAACTAGTTGAGAAGACTGAAAATTCTTTGAAGTTTAGATTTTTTTCAAATAACGAAACTTTGAAAAAATATCCATTTGAGTTTGAACTTTTTATAACTTATACAATTAATGGAAATGCTTTGGAAATTGAGTACAATGTTGTAAATAAAAATGATTCTGATATGTATTTTTCGCTTGGAACACATCCTGCATTTGCACTTGATGTAAATGATGACATAAAATTGAGTGATTATTATTTGGAATTTGAGAAAAATGAGACTTCAAAGAAATATAAATTGAATGAAAAAGGGCTTGTTTTAGATGAAAAAGCTGATTGCTTGAATAATGAGAATAAATTGTATATTACTGAAAATGTATTTGATGATGATGCGATAATATTCGATGATTTGAAATCAGAAAAAGTTACAATAAAAAATAGTAAAAATTCTAAAAAATTAAGTGTTGAATATAACGGGTTTCCTTATATTGCATTTTGGAGCAAGCCAAAAGCACCGTTTGTGTGCATAGAACCTTGGTATGGAATTTCAGATTTTGAAGATTGCACAGGAAAATTGGAAGATAAAAAAGGGATTTTAAAATTGGAAAAAGATAAGACTTTTACTGCAAAGTTAGTAATTAAAGGAATATTATAA
- the dnaK gene encoding molecular chaperone DnaK: MSKIIGIDLGTTNSCVAVMEGGNFAIIPNSDGGRTTPSVVNIKDNGEIIVGEIAKRQAITNPDSTVISIKTQMGSDYKVNIHGKDYTPQEISAMILKKLKKDAESYLGETVTEAVITVPAYFTDAQRQATKDAGEIAGLKVQRIINEPTAAALSYGLDKKKEEKVLVFDLGGGTFDVSVLEIGDGVVEVISTSGNNHLGGDNFDQKIIDWLADEFKKETGIDLRNDKMAVQRLKDAAEDAKKKLSTTLETQISLPFITMDASGPKHLEKKLTRAAFDELTKDLVEATKGPVKQALEDANLDPSGIDEILLVGGSTRIPAVQEWVKSFFGKEPNKSINPDEVVAAGAAIQGGVLMGDVKDVLLLDVTPLSLGIETMGGVFTKIIDRNTTVPVKKSQVFSTAADNQPAVSIVVLQGERARAADNHKLGEFNLNDIPPAPRGVPQIEVTFDIDANGIVHVSAKDLGTGKENTVTISGSSNLSKEDIEKMKKDAEANEAEDAKFKELVEARNQADQLVIATEKTIKENESKLQGTEKEDIEKAIEELKKVKDGDDIEAIRKGIEELSKVSQGFATRMYQEAAAAQQGAQSGETAGDNNNSGADDVEDAEVVD; encoded by the coding sequence ATGAGTAAAATAATAGGAATAGATTTAGGGACAACAAACAGTTGCGTGGCAGTTATGGAAGGTGGAAACTTTGCGATAATACCAAATAGTGATGGAGGAAGAACTACACCTTCAGTAGTAAATATTAAAGATAATGGAGAAATTATTGTAGGAGAAATTGCTAAAAGACAAGCGATTACAAATCCTGATTCAACAGTAATTTCAATAAAAACACAAATGGGATCAGACTATAAAGTAAATATTCATGGAAAAGACTATACACCACAAGAAATTTCAGCAATGATTTTGAAAAAATTGAAAAAAGATGCAGAAAGTTATTTAGGAGAAACTGTAACAGAAGCAGTTATTACTGTACCAGCTTACTTTACTGATGCTCAAAGACAAGCGACTAAAGATGCTGGAGAAATTGCAGGACTGAAAGTCCAAAGAATTATTAATGAACCAACAGCAGCAGCATTATCTTATGGATTAGATAAGAAAAAAGAAGAAAAAGTGTTAGTATTTGACTTAGGTGGAGGTACATTTGATGTATCTGTGCTTGAAATTGGAGATGGAGTAGTAGAAGTTATTTCAACTTCTGGAAATAACCACTTAGGTGGAGATAACTTTGACCAAAAAATCATTGACTGGTTGGCTGATGAGTTTAAAAAAGAAACTGGAATTGATTTGAGAAATGATAAAATGGCAGTTCAAAGATTGAAAGATGCAGCAGAAGATGCTAAGAAAAAATTATCAACTACATTAGAAACACAAATTTCATTACCATTCATCACAATGGATGCAAGTGGACCAAAACATTTGGAAAAGAAATTAACTAGAGCAGCATTTGATGAACTTACCAAAGACTTGGTTGAAGCAACTAAAGGGCCTGTTAAACAAGCGTTGGAAGATGCAAACTTAGATCCAAGCGGAATTGATGAAATCTTATTAGTTGGTGGATCAACAAGAATCCCAGCAGTTCAAGAATGGGTTAAATCATTCTTTGGAAAAGAACCTAATAAATCAATTAATCCTGATGAAGTTGTAGCAGCAGGAGCAGCTATTCAAGGTGGAGTATTAATGGGAGACGTTAAAGACGTATTGTTATTAGATGTAACTCCATTGTCATTAGGAATTGAAACAATGGGTGGAGTATTTACTAAGATTATTGATAGAAATACTACTGTGCCAGTTAAAAAATCACAAGTATTCTCAACAGCGGCAGATAATCAACCAGCAGTATCAATCGTTGTATTGCAAGGGGAAAGAGCTAGAGCGGCTGACAACCATAAATTAGGAGAATTTAACTTAAACGATATTCCACCTGCACCAAGAGGAGTACCTCAAATCGAAGTAACATTTGATATTGATGCAAATGGTATCGTGCATGTATCAGCTAAAGATTTAGGAACTGGTAAAGAAAATACAGTAACAATTTCTGGTTCATCTAATTTGTCTAAAGAAGACATCGAAAAAATGAAAAAAGATGCTGAAGCAAATGAAGCTGAAGATGCTAAATTTAAAGAATTAGTAGAAGCTAGAAACCAAGCTGACCAATTAGTAATTGCAACTGAAAAAACTATAAAAGAAAACGAATCTAAATTGCAAGGAACTGAAAAGGAAGATATCGAAAAAGCAATCGAAGAATTGAAGAAAGTAAAAGATGGCGATGATATAGAAGCAATCAGAAAAGGAATCGAAGAATTGTCGAAAGTATCTCAAGGATTTGCAACTAGAATGTACCAAGAAGCAGCAGCGGCTCAACAAGGAGCACAAAGTGGAGAAACAGCTGGAGATAACAATAATTCTGGGGCTGATGATGTGGAAGATGCGGAAGTTGTTGATTAA
- the grpE gene encoding nucleotide exchange factor GrpE has translation MEKEKEEKVKESKETLDKETKEAKVDDSEREVKEETPEEVIAKLEKDLEEWKSSYTRKLAEFQNFTKRKENEVAEMKKYASEGIIIKLLDNIDNLERAESASTETKNFDALVEGVNMILRNLRNLLTEEGVEELEAAEGVKFNPYEHQAMMTENVEDLDNDVIVKVFQKGYKLKGKVIRPAMVTVNKK, from the coding sequence ATGGAAAAAGAAAAAGAAGAAAAAGTTAAAGAATCAAAAGAAACGCTAGATAAAGAAACTAAAGAAGCTAAAGTTGATGATTCTGAAAGAGAAGTTAAAGAAGAAACACCAGAAGAAGTAATAGCAAAACTTGAAAAGGACTTGGAAGAATGGAAAAGTTCTTATACAAGAAAATTAGCTGAATTTCAAAACTTCACAAAAAGAAAAGAAAATGAAGTTGCTGAAATGAAAAAATATGCTTCTGAAGGAATTATTATAAAATTATTAGATAATATTGATAATTTAGAAAGAGCTGAAAGTGCTTCTACAGAAACTAAAAATTTTGATGCGTTAGTTGAAGGAGTTAATATGATTTTGAGAAATTTAAGAAATCTTTTAACTGAAGAAGGTGTTGAAGAATTAGAAGCAGCAGAAGGCGTAAAATTTAATCCTTATGAACATCAAGCAATGATGACTGAAAATGTTGAAGATTTGGACAACGATGTTATCGTGAAAGTGTTTCAGAAAGGATATAAATTGAAAGGGAAAGTTATAAGACCAGCAATGGTTACAGTAAATAAGAAATAA
- the hrcA gene encoding heat-inducible transcriptional repressor HrcA: protein MNEREQLILKAVIKHYLDFGESVGSRTLEKKYNIGVSSATIRNTMADLEDKGLIVKTHTSSGRIPTSEGYRLYVEELLKIRDISQEEKAKVFETYNKKINQIDAIFEETSRLLSKISQYAGVVLEPSIRQESIRKVQFVHINDTNVLAVVVMDTFLTKSLNIYLENPVSEKEIDKINNFLNEKIKNSNSIFTLSDLKEFLTDLDLFIPEELEEEQNLNEGKLFFEGSSNLFESNDIVKVVSRAKLFNSPNDLKNIFSQFIQMDKYKDGEVNVIFGEDLGIAGLEDFSFVFSVYTFGDAKGMMGVIGPKRMEYSKTVGLVEYVSEEVQYLLKKNK, encoded by the coding sequence ATGAATGAGAGAGAGCAATTAATTTTAAAGGCGGTCATCAAGCATTATTTGGATTTTGGTGAAAGTGTTGGTTCAAGAACACTTGAAAAAAAGTATAATATTGGTGTGTCGTCAGCCACAATTAGAAATACGATGGCAGATTTAGAGGATAAAGGGTTAATTGTAAAAACTCACACATCTTCTGGAAGAATACCTACAAGCGAGGGATATAGGCTTTATGTCGAAGAACTTTTAAAGATAAGAGATATTTCTCAAGAGGAAAAAGCAAAAGTCTTTGAAACCTACAATAAAAAAATAAATCAAATAGACGCAATTTTTGAAGAAACTTCAAGGTTGCTGTCAAAAATTAGCCAATATGCAGGAGTGGTATTGGAGCCGTCAATTCGGCAGGAAAGTATAAGAAAAGTGCAATTTGTACACATAAATGATACAAATGTGTTAGCCGTAGTTGTGATGGATACATTTTTGACGAAAAGTCTTAATATTTATTTGGAAAATCCTGTAAGTGAAAAGGAAATTGATAAAATAAACAATTTTTTAAATGAAAAAATAAAAAATAGTAATTCAATTTTTACATTATCAGATTTAAAAGAATTTTTAACTGATTTAGATTTGTTTATTCCAGAAGAATTGGAAGAAGAGCAAAATTTAAATGAAGGGAAATTATTTTTTGAAGGGAGTTCAAATTTATTTGAGAGCAATGATATTGTAAAAGTTGTAAGTCGAGCAAAATTGTTTAATAGTCCAAATGATTTGAAAAATATTTTTTCACAATTTATTCAAATGGATAAATATAAAGATGGTGAAGTAAATGTTATTTTCGGAGAAGATTTGGGAATTGCTGGACTGGAAGATTTTTCTTTTGTGTTTTCAGTTTATACTTTTGGAGATGCGAAAGGAATGATGGGAGTAATCGGTCCAAAGCGGATGGAATACTCAAAGACGGTTGGACTTGTTGAATATGTTTCAGAAGAAGTGCAGTATTTATTAAAAAAAAATAAATAA
- a CDS encoding type II toxin-antitoxin system RelB/DinJ family antitoxin, which translates to MPTVSTSIKIDAKTKKEAQELFKDMGMSLTAAINIFLKQAVREQRIPFYVGEPKYKEEVYQAMKDVEQGKNLSKSYHSAREMIEDILKDEDE; encoded by the coding sequence ATGCCAACGGTTAGTACAAGTATAAAAATAGATGCCAAAACAAAGAAAGAAGCACAAGAATTATTTAAAGATATGGGAATGAGTTTAACTGCAGCAATAAATATATTCTTGAAACAGGCAGTAAGAGAGCAGAGAATACCTTTTTATGTTGGAGAGCCAAAATATAAGGAAGAAGTTTATCAAGCTATGAAAGATGTAGAACAAGGTAAGAATTTGAGCAAGTCTTATCATAGTGCTAGAGAAATGATAGAGGATATTTTGAAAGATGAAGATGAATAA
- a CDS encoding type II toxin-antitoxin system YafQ family toxin, translating into MKMNKYNLKYTNRFSKDLKLIKKRGYNLKLLEKVVEILINREKLSVKNKDYALKNKYLGYRECCITSDWLLVYKIKGEELILLTTKTKTPSSLF; encoded by the coding sequence ATGAAGATGAATAAGTATAATTTAAAATATACAAATAGGTTTTCTAAAGATTTAAAATTAATAAAAAAACGTGGGTATAATCTAAAATTACTTGAAAAAGTAGTTGAAATATTGATTAATCGTGAAAAATTGTCTGTAAAAAATAAAGATTATGCTTTAAAAAATAAATATTTAGGGTATCGTGAGTGCTGTATAACATCTGATTGGTTGTTAGTATATAAAATAAAAGGTGAGGAATTAATATTACTAACAACGAAAACAAAAACTCCGAGCAGTTTATTTTAA
- a CDS encoding helix-turn-helix domain-containing protein yields the protein MENVGKRLKSLREKYKFSLEEVARKIKSSAGAISRYENNERKINSESLIKLSNLYSVSPEYILYGINKDSSNLESSIISFFNNENIDFKEKEELFNKIQNAFFKEKFK from the coding sequence ATGGAAAATGTAGGAAAAAGATTAAAAAGTTTGAGAGAAAAGTACAAATTTTCTTTGGAAGAAGTGGCTAGAAAAATAAAATCATCTGCTGGAGCTATTTCACGATATGAGAATAATGAGAGGAAAATAAATAGTGAGAGTTTAATTAAGTTATCTAATTTATATAGTGTTTCACCTGAATACATATTATACGGTATAAATAAAGATTCCAGTAATTTAGAATCATCTATTATATCGTTCTTTAATAATGAAAATATAGATTTTAAGGAAAAAGAAGAGTTATTCAATAAGATTCAAAATGCCTTTTTTAAAGAAAAATTTAAATAA
- a CDS encoding type IV toxin-antitoxin system AbiEi family antitoxin domain-containing protein, translated as MLKITNDKLNNFFENNTIITVKEAEKIGIKRQILSNLCKKGILERVKQGVYQKNDTITDEFVKIQKNNNVIFSNTTALYFHNLADRVPNTISITVPQGYNVLHITKKFENLKIHYVKKEIFESGKIETLSKMGAKIYIYDKERTICDIIKNKEKIDVDVFSKALKLFFKNKDIKVRKLIKYSKELKIEKKVREYLEVLI; from the coding sequence ATGTTAAAAATTACAAATGACAAATTAAATAATTTTTTTGAAAATAATACTATAATAACAGTTAAAGAAGCAGAAAAAATCGGTATAAAAAGACAGATTCTTTCTAATTTATGTAAAAAAGGAATTTTAGAAAGAGTAAAGCAAGGAGTTTATCAGAAAAATGATACAATTACAGATGAATTTGTAAAAATACAAAAAAATAATAATGTGATTTTTTCAAACACAACTGCTCTATACTTTCATAATTTAGCAGATAGAGTGCCAAATACAATTTCAATAACAGTTCCACAAGGTTATAATGTTTTGCATATTACAAAAAAATTTGAAAATTTGAAGATTCATTATGTGAAAAAAGAAATATTTGAAAGTGGAAAAATTGAAACTTTGAGTAAAATGGGTGCTAAAATTTATATTTATGATAAAGAGAGAACGATATGTGATATTATAAAAAATAAAGAAAAAATTGATGTGGATGTATTTTCAAAGGCATTAAAATTATTTTTTAAAAATAAGGATATAAAAGTAAGAAAATTGATAAAATATAGTAAAGAATTAAAAATTGAGAAAAAAGTAAGAGAATATTTGGAGGTTTTGATATGA
- a CDS encoding nucleotidyl transferase AbiEii/AbiGii toxin family protein has translation MTSEKLKGKIKSFSEKNNLKAQEVLQMYFFERFLARLEKSRYRVNFIIKGGFLISSIIGIQNRTTMDIDTTIKGLPVKEEIIKEIILEILNIEVNDGIEFVLGKIENIREISEYENYRLHLMANFEKIKNPLKIDITTGDVIIPSEIEYSYETIFKEKLNILVYSLETLIAEKYETIIKRNITTTRLRDFYDIYMIFKLKNDKINVNNLKQAIWETAKNRNSTEEILESKEILEDIKNDEYLNKQWNIYKKENKYVDNIQFSEILKLLNKIADIVQE, from the coding sequence ATGACATCAGAAAAGTTAAAAGGGAAAATAAAAAGTTTTTCAGAAAAAAATAATTTGAAAGCACAGGAAGTACTACAAATGTATTTTTTTGAAAGATTTTTAGCTCGATTAGAAAAATCAAGATATAGAGTAAATTTTATAATAAAAGGTGGATTTTTAATTTCATCAATTATTGGTATACAAAATAGAACAACGATGGATATTGATACGACAATAAAGGGACTTCCAGTAAAAGAGGAAATTATTAAAGAAATAATATTGGAAATTTTAAATATCGAAGTAAATGATGGAATAGAATTTGTATTGGGAAAAATAGAAAATATAAGAGAAATATCGGAATATGAAAATTATAGATTACATTTGATGGCAAATTTTGAAAAAATAAAAAATCCACTAAAGATTGATATTACAACAGGAGATGTAATAATTCCATCAGAAATAGAATATTCATACGAAACAATATTTAAAGAAAAGCTGAATATTTTGGTTTATTCATTGGAAACATTGATTGCTGAAAAGTATGAAACTATAATAAAACGAAATATTACAACAACGAGATTGAGAGATTTTTATGATATTTATATGATTTTTAAATTGAAAAATGATAAAATAAATGTAAATAACTTGAAACAAGCAATTTGGGAAACGGCAAAAAATAGAAATTCAACGGAAGAAATATTAGAAAGCAAGGAAATTTTAGAAGATATTAAAAATGATGAATATTTGAATAAACAATGGAATATTTATAAAAAAGAAAATAAATATGTTGATAATATACAATTTTCTGAAATTTTGAAATTACTAAATAAAATAGCAGATATTGTACAAGAATAG
- a CDS encoding XRE family transcriptional regulator: MKKNLLKSKMSLNEDNNKTLAHKLKITPSAFSRKINGTSNFTIEEMKFIRKEYELSDVEFLDIFFDN, from the coding sequence ATGAAAAAAAATCTTTTAAAATCAAAAATGAGTTTAAACGAAGACAACAATAAAACATTGGCACACAAGCTAAAGATAACTCCTTCAGCATTTTCAAGAAAAATCAATGGAACTAGTAATTTTACTATTGAAGAAATGAAATTTATTAGGAAAGAATATGAGTTGAGTGATGTTGAGTTTTTGGATATTTTTTTTGATAATTAA
- a CDS encoding helix-turn-helix domain-containing protein — translation MEENNKELNNKILGEIIRNYRKRKGLSLENLAKQMDITKLSIQKYEVGKRTIPFNTLLDFFRILEIPLNELEKFFKKEEKSEIREILSALFKENKRITAIICFIDYLENLGFSFNVINSIDEKEGEVYGDIEDAIRNPKVVAVRSPNKKHTFYIGIKDFLSFISLRSTNNINDFINYLEVYHLDGSKTGYDDEKIERMEKIFEKVPLKKPSNYKKIIEELNEKTKNK, via the coding sequence TAAAGAATTGAATAACAAAATTTTGGGAGAAATAATAAGAAATTATAGAAAAAGAAAAGGACTGAGTTTGGAAAATCTTGCCAAGCAAATGGATATAACAAAATTAAGTATACAAAAATATGAAGTTGGGAAAAGAACAATACCATTTAATACTTTGCTTGATTTTTTTAGAATACTTGAGATACCTTTAAATGAATTGGAAAAATTTTTTAAAAAAGAAGAAAAGTCAGAGATAAGAGAAATTTTAAGTGCTTTATTTAAAGAAAATAAGAGAATAACAGCTATAATATGTTTTATTGATTATTTAGAAAATTTAGGATTTTCATTTAATGTAATAAATTCAATAGATGAAAAAGAAGGGGAAGTTTATGGAGATATAGAAGACGCTATAAGAAATCCTAAAGTGGTAGCTGTTCGAAGTCCAAATAAAAAACATACATTTTATATTGGAATCAAAGATTTTCTCTCATTTATAAGCCTTCGTTCAACAAATAATATAAATGATTTTATAAATTATCTTGAAGTATATCATTTAGATGGAAGCAAAACAGGATATGATGATGAAAAAATAGAAAGAATGGAAAAAATATTTGAAAAAGTACCTTTGAAAAAGCCAAGTAATTATAAAAAAATTATTGAAGAATTGAACGAGAAAACTAAAAATAAATAA